One window from the genome of Paraclostridium sordellii encodes:
- the rocF gene encoding arginase: MDVNIIGVPTFYGCDKLGPQLGPDKLRQKGVISQIKKYNHNVFDLGNIYVKQVDDSDKFLSNPNMKYFAELVEINKNLAHSVNCSLKSGCFPFIVGGDHSIALGSISGVSKYFNKNLAIVWFDAHGDINTFETSESKNVHGMPLASLMGYGDETFKNLYYNDIKINEDNVYHIGGRDIDSGEKSFIENTNMNMFYPKDLKEKGLDSVINNILNNLNNKNINAIHISFDLDFIDSKYVPGTGTRVENGFTVDESKYLLKKLVESGLVKSMDLVKLNPILDVDDTTSNIALDIIDTVFKNIK; this comes from the coding sequence ATGGATGTAAATATTATAGGGGTACCAACATTTTATGGATGTGATAAACTAGGGCCACAACTAGGTCCAGATAAATTACGCCAAAAGGGAGTAATCTCTCAAATAAAGAAATACAATCATAATGTATTTGATCTTGGTAATATATATGTAAAACAAGTCGATGACTCAGATAAATTTTTATCAAACCCAAATATGAAATATTTCGCTGAACTAGTAGAAATAAATAAAAACCTAGCACATTCAGTTAATTGTTCTTTAAAATCAGGTTGTTTTCCTTTTATAGTGGGAGGAGATCACTCCATAGCACTTGGAAGTATTTCTGGCGTAAGTAAATATTTTAATAAGAATTTAGCAATTGTTTGGTTTGATGCACATGGAGATATCAATACCTTTGAAACTTCTGAATCTAAAAACGTTCATGGTATGCCACTTGCATCTTTAATGGGTTATGGCGATGAAACATTTAAAAACTTATATTATAATGATATTAAAATAAACGAAGATAATGTTTATCATATAGGTGGTCGTGACATAGATTCTGGTGAAAAAAGTTTCATAGAAAATACAAATATGAATATGTTCTATCCTAAAGATTTAAAAGAAAAAGGATTAGATTCAGTAATAAATAACATACTAAATAATTTAAATAATAAAAATATAAATGCAATACATATAAGTTTTGATTTAGATTTTATCGATTCAAAATATGTTCCTGGAACTGGAACTAGAGTTGAAAATGGATTTACAGTAGACGAATCAAAATATCTTTTAAAAAAGCTTGTTGAGTCAGGTCTAGTTAAGTCAATGGATTTAGTAAAACTTAATCCTATATTAGACGTAGACGATACTACTTCTAATATAGCACTGGATATTATAGACACTGTATTTAAAAATATAAAGTAA
- a CDS encoding endonuclease/exonuclease/phosphatase family protein, producing MIKKLFIIFFTIIVTSATCYLEINKFPPKKEIKVVSYNIHSGLNKDMFPTLFDIIDFLRIENADFICLQEVNESAKAGFQVSSLKEDLNMYSHFGANVVALGSNYGLVTYSKYKIKSQEHIYLSSEKEQRGMLHTVVKIGFGRNLNIINLHLGLDKDERKVQIKEVENFVKKLKDPYIVVGDFNQGNLDFNQEIFKDAAVSVNKNNTLTFGASLDRIDYILVSPEIEVKYYDVPMKNMSDHYPIVTKLKI from the coding sequence TTGATAAAGAAATTATTTATTATATTTTTTACAATTATAGTAACTAGTGCTACTTGCTATTTAGAAATAAATAAGTTTCCTCCTAAAAAAGAAATAAAAGTAGTAAGTTATAATATACATAGTGGTTTGAATAAAGATATGTTTCCTACATTATTTGATATAATAGATTTTTTAAGAATAGAAAATGCGGATTTTATATGCTTGCAAGAAGTAAATGAATCTGCAAAAGCTGGATTTCAAGTAAGTAGTTTAAAAGAAGATTTAAATATGTATTCTCATTTTGGAGCAAATGTTGTAGCATTAGGTTCTAATTATGGACTAGTAACTTACTCTAAATATAAGATAAAAAGCCAAGAACATATATACTTAAGTAGCGAAAAAGAACAAAGGGGAATGTTACATACTGTAGTGAAAATTGGTTTTGGAAGAAACTTAAATATAATAAATTTACATTTAGGTTTAGATAAGGATGAAAGAAAGGTTCAAATTAAAGAGGTTGAAAATTTTGTAAAGAAGCTTAAAGATCCATATATAGTAGTAGGTGATTTTAATCAAGGTAATTTAGATTTTAATCAAGAAATATTTAAAGATGCAGCTGTTAGTGTTAATAAAAATAATACTTTAACATTTGGAGCATCATTAGATAGAATTGATTATATTCTTGTATCCCCTGAAATCGAAGTGAAATACTATGATGTACCTATGAAAAATATGTCTGATCATTATCCTATAGTAACTAAATTAAAAATATAG
- the rsxC gene encoding electron transport complex subunit RsxC — MKLLTFKGGIHPPYRKEYTNSKPLEKAKEPNVVYISMQQHIGAPAKPIVKVGDEVKVGQKIGEMQGFVSANIHSSVSGKVTGIKDVEVPGGISACVIVENDFKNEIHESVKPKGNLEDLKKEEIIEFIKEAGIVGMGGATFPTHVKISPPPDKKIDFVILNGAECEPYLTADHRLMLENPEDVVFGLRVLMKALDVKKGYIGIEVNKPDAIDAITNVAKQYSNIEVVGLEVKYPQGAEKQLIYACTKREVPSGGLPMDAGAVVNNVGTAAQIAKTIKTGMPLVERITTITGNCIQEPKNLITKVGTLFSEIIDQCGGFREDKKLGKVIMGGPMMGIAQHTTNIPTNKGTSGILCLDEMESKTPKPKNCLRCGKCLDVCPAFLQPLYISAYSINGDYESSEKYRALDCIECGSCSFICPARRPLLQSIRVAKKEIIALKRKQSTSK, encoded by the coding sequence ATGAAACTCTTAACTTTTAAAGGAGGAATACATCCTCCATATAGAAAAGAGTATACCAATAGCAAACCACTAGAAAAGGCTAAAGAACCTAATGTTGTATATATATCTATGCAACAACATATAGGAGCTCCAGCTAAACCTATAGTGAAAGTTGGAGATGAAGTTAAAGTAGGGCAAAAAATTGGAGAAATGCAAGGATTTGTATCTGCCAATATTCATTCTTCAGTTTCAGGTAAAGTTACTGGTATCAAAGATGTAGAAGTTCCTGGAGGAATAAGCGCATGTGTAATTGTCGAAAACGATTTCAAAAATGAAATCCATGAAAGTGTTAAACCTAAAGGAAATCTAGAGGATTTAAAGAAAGAAGAAATCATAGAATTTATTAAAGAAGCGGGTATAGTTGGTATGGGAGGAGCTACATTTCCAACCCATGTGAAAATTTCACCTCCACCTGATAAGAAAATAGACTTTGTTATATTAAATGGAGCTGAATGTGAACCATATTTAACGGCTGACCATAGACTGATGTTAGAAAATCCGGAAGATGTAGTATTTGGATTAAGAGTTCTTATGAAAGCTTTAGATGTTAAAAAAGGATACATAGGAATAGAAGTTAACAAGCCCGATGCTATTGATGCAATCACAAATGTAGCAAAACAGTATAGCAATATAGAAGTTGTTGGACTTGAAGTTAAATATCCTCAAGGAGCAGAAAAACAGCTTATTTATGCATGTACAAAAAGAGAAGTTCCATCTGGAGGTTTACCTATGGATGCAGGAGCTGTTGTAAATAATGTTGGAACAGCTGCTCAAATCGCTAAAACTATAAAAACAGGGATGCCTCTTGTAGAAAGGATCACAACTATTACTGGAAACTGTATACAAGAACCAAAAAACCTTATAACTAAAGTAGGTACACTTTTTTCAGAGATAATAGATCAGTGTGGTGGATTTAGAGAAGATAAAAAATTAGGCAAGGTTATAATGGGCGGACCTATGATGGGAATAGCTCAGCATACAACAAACATACCAACAAATAAGGGAACATCAGGAATATTATGTCTAGATGAAATGGAGTCAAAAACTCCAAAACCAAAGAATTGCTTAAGATGTGGAAAATGCTTAGATGTATGTCCCGCATTTTTACAACCACTTTATATAAGTGCATACAGTATAAATGGTGATTATGAATCATCAGAAAAATATAGAGCACTAGATTGTATAGAGTGTGGATCATGTTCATTTATCTGTCCAGCGAGAAGACCTCTTCTTCAATCAATCAGAGTAGCTAAAAAAGAAATAATCGCATTAAAAAGAAAACAATCAACAAGTAAATAA
- a CDS encoding RnfABCDGE type electron transport complex subunit D, which yields MDNKLIVSSSPHVRSSEDTSYIMKQVIIALLPAALAGVYFFRLSAINVIFWCILGSVGFEWLYQKINKKESTIGDFSAVVTGLLLAFNVPASLPWWMCLAGSAFAIIVVKMVFGGIGNNFVNPALAARAFLLASFPVAMTSWTQTGVNWVSQGNIDVVTTATPLSFLKAGPQGIEVITGNGTSLFDMFIGNIGGCIGETSAILLILGGVYLMYKGIINYVIPVFYIGTVAILMFLLGGFNFEFVIYQMSAGGLMLGAFFMLTDYTTSPMTKKGQIIYAVVAGVITTVIRLYGGYPEGVSYSILFVNVMTPLIDKYTKTKVFGEVSK from the coding sequence ATGGATAACAAATTAATAGTTTCATCTTCTCCTCATGTGAGAAGCAGTGAAGATACATCATATATAATGAAACAAGTTATAATAGCTCTTTTACCTGCAGCTCTAGCAGGAGTGTATTTTTTTAGACTAAGTGCCATAAATGTTATATTTTGGTGCATATTAGGATCAGTAGGATTTGAATGGTTATATCAAAAGATTAATAAAAAAGAGTCTACAATTGGAGATTTTTCAGCAGTTGTAACTGGTTTATTACTAGCTTTTAACGTTCCAGCATCTCTACCTTGGTGGATGTGTCTAGCTGGTTCAGCATTTGCAATAATAGTTGTAAAGATGGTATTTGGAGGAATTGGTAATAACTTTGTAAACCCAGCACTAGCAGCAAGAGCATTTTTATTAGCATCATTTCCTGTAGCCATGACTTCTTGGACTCAAACTGGTGTTAACTGGGTAAGTCAAGGAAACATAGATGTTGTAACTACAGCAACACCACTATCATTTCTAAAAGCAGGACCTCAAGGAATAGAAGTTATAACTGGAAATGGAACTAGTTTATTTGATATGTTTATAGGGAATATAGGTGGGTGTATAGGTGAAACATCAGCTATATTACTTATATTAGGTGGAGTTTACTTAATGTATAAAGGAATAATAAACTATGTTATACCAGTATTTTATATAGGAACAGTGGCTATATTAATGTTTTTATTAGGTGGATTTAACTTTGAATTTGTAATATATCAAATGTCTGCTGGAGGACTTATGTTAGGTGCATTCTTTATGCTAACAGATTATACAACTTCTCCTATGACTAAAAAAGGGCAAATAATATATGCTGTTGTAGCTGGAGTTATAACTACAGTTATAAGACTATATGGAGGATACCCAGAAGGAGTATCATATTCAATATTATTTGTAAATGTTATGACACCTCTTATAGATAAATACACAAAAACTAAAGTATTTGGGGAGGTGTCTAAGTAA
- a CDS encoding RnfABCDGE type electron transport complex subunit G, with product MKDILRLGSILFVICAVAALMLGVTNNITAPVIEQRNIQANNESRKAVLQAAEEFKQIENAKGDLVEEVYQGLKNGEVVGYTIKTTPKGYGGKVEVMVGITTDGNISGVKIGNHSETPGLGSKASEPAFKDQFKGKGTDKSLTVVKGNASNDNDIAAISGATITSKAVTSGVNAAIDLYKSQLLNSQNEAKDSSMVQIYDHKELKDSNGTGV from the coding sequence ATGAAAGATATACTGAGATTAGGAAGTATATTATTTGTCATATGCGCTGTTGCAGCATTAATGCTAGGTGTTACAAATAATATAACGGCACCTGTAATAGAACAAAGAAATATACAAGCAAACAATGAATCAAGAAAAGCAGTACTTCAAGCAGCAGAAGAGTTTAAACAAATAGAAAATGCTAAGGGAGACTTAGTAGAGGAAGTCTATCAAGGATTAAAAAATGGAGAAGTAGTTGGATATACTATAAAGACAACTCCAAAGGGATATGGTGGAAAAGTTGAGGTTATGGTTGGAATAACTACAGATGGAAACATATCAGGAGTAAAAATAGGAAACCACTCTGAAACACCTGGACTTGGATCAAAGGCTTCAGAACCAGCATTTAAAGATCAGTTTAAAGGTAAAGGTACAGATAAATCATTAACAGTTGTAAAAGGTAATGCTAGTAATGACAATGATATAGCTGCTATTTCAGGAGCTACAATAACTTCTAAGGCAGTTACTTCAGGTGTTAATGCAGCAATAGATTTATATAAAAGTCAACTTTTAAATTCTCAAAATGAAGCAAAAGATAGTTCTATGGTTCAAATATATGATCATAAAGAGCTTAAAGACTCAAATGGAACGGGGGTATAG
- the rsxE gene encoding electron transport complex subunit RsxE: MGLGKIVKNGLIDENPTLVQVIGMCPTLAVTTSAINGLGMGLSTTAVLVCSNIVISMMRKFIPSKIRIPAFVVVIATFVTMVGMLLKAYIPALDKALGLFIPLIVVNCLILARAESFASKNKPVQSAFDGIGMGLGFAISLTVLGAIRELLGNGSLFGFTLFGASFQPALLFILPPGAFLTLGFLLAGFNKLKAKKAN; this comes from the coding sequence ATGGGTTTAGGAAAAATAGTAAAAAATGGATTAATAGATGAAAACCCAACACTTGTTCAAGTAATAGGTATGTGTCCAACCCTTGCTGTTACAACTTCAGCTATAAATGGATTAGGTATGGGGCTTTCAACTACAGCAGTTTTAGTATGTTCAAACATAGTTATATCTATGATGAGAAAATTTATACCATCTAAAATAAGAATACCAGCATTTGTTGTAGTAATTGCAACCTTTGTTACTATGGTAGGTATGTTACTTAAAGCTTATATACCTGCACTTGATAAAGCATTAGGTTTATTTATACCATTAATAGTTGTTAACTGCTTAATATTAGCTAGAGCAGAAAGCTTTGCATCTAAAAATAAGCCAGTACAATCAGCTTTTGATGGTATTGGTATGGGACTTGGATTTGCAATATCACTAACTGTTTTAGGAGCAATAAGAGAATTACTTGGAAACGGAAGTTTATTCGGATTTACTTTGTTTGGAGCATCTTTCCAACCAGCCTTATTATTTATATTACCTCCAGGAGCTTTCTTGACATTAGGATTTTTACTTGCAGGGTTTAATAAATTGAAAGCTAAAAAAGCTAATTAG